Proteins co-encoded in one Rhopalosiphum maidis isolate BTI-1 chromosome 2, ASM367621v3, whole genome shotgun sequence genomic window:
- the LOC113551160 gene encoding uncharacterized protein LOC113551160: protein MDEAIQHLEQVVTNIEKRIDTLSWKIKKFERVLFSENETSHSCKMMSMMANLEETCRKYNEVLLLVTEHKNEQNAFTDTLQLQVNLVKSKVETLRAIMTKGRTIEF from the exons ATGGACGAAGCCATACAGCACTTGGAACAAGTT GTgactaatattgaaaaaagaaTAGATACGTTAAGTtggaaaataaagaaatttgaACGAGTACtattttcagaaaatgaaACATCCCACTCg tgtaAAATGATGTCCATGATGGCCAATTTAGAAGAAACATGCCGTAAATATAatgaagtattattattggtgaccgaacataaaaatgaacaaaatgcATTTACTGATACATTACAATTACaagtaaatttagttaaaagcAAAGTCGAAACTTTACGAGCAATTATGACAAAAGGAAGAACAATTGAGTTCTAA